A genomic region of Prosthecobacter sp. contains the following coding sequences:
- a CDS encoding Gfo/Idh/MocA family oxidoreductase codes for MKPSLFPNRRTFLRSTAATAGGIFFPNLLIGQEGGVKKLNVAGIGGAGGKGESDIGIAAKGANVVAICDVDRERLKKAQAKYPDAKMFESFREMFETMGDKIDLCTVSTPDHAHYPAAMEAIKRGKHVCVQKPLVNRIWEANQLHLAAGKMGVKTNMGNQGHTGKGIRFLKQWVSEGIVGNVKEIHVWTNRPIWPQGNEAKAKYITGTMPKVKEKAKGPDGKDIMVDTTQDLLNWESWLAQCPSIPFTNGLHPFAWRGHAEYGAGAMGDMGCHLLDGPFWACGLGEPYKMEAECSELTDVSWPKSSHVVCYFKTEKYGEIKLHWYEGSRKPERPAELEADRDWDKIKGGFILRGDAGVILNTDDYCGSPRLIPSTKMTDFLGGKSPELKIEPSIAEGEPQLELVRAIEQNKICGSNFDYSVPLTKFCLLGNLAIANPGKVINWDAAKQESDNADANKLIKRAAVRDGWDYSSDKV; via the coding sequence ATGAAACCCTCCTTATTCCCCAATCGTCGTACGTTCCTTCGTAGCACCGCCGCAACTGCGGGCGGGATCTTTTTCCCCAATCTGCTGATCGGCCAAGAAGGTGGCGTCAAAAAACTCAATGTCGCGGGCATCGGTGGTGCCGGCGGCAAAGGTGAGAGCGACATCGGAATCGCCGCCAAGGGCGCGAATGTGGTCGCCATCTGTGACGTGGATCGTGAGCGCCTCAAGAAAGCCCAGGCCAAATATCCTGATGCGAAGATGTTCGAAAGCTTCCGCGAGATGTTTGAAACCATGGGCGACAAGATCGACCTGTGCACGGTTTCCACACCTGACCACGCGCATTACCCTGCCGCCATGGAGGCCATCAAGCGTGGCAAGCACGTCTGCGTGCAGAAGCCCCTCGTCAACCGTATCTGGGAGGCCAATCAGCTGCATCTGGCCGCAGGCAAGATGGGCGTGAAGACGAACATGGGCAACCAGGGCCACACCGGCAAGGGCATCCGCTTCCTCAAGCAATGGGTCAGCGAAGGCATCGTCGGCAACGTCAAAGAAATCCACGTCTGGACCAACCGCCCCATCTGGCCACAGGGCAACGAGGCCAAGGCCAAGTACATCACCGGCACCATGCCGAAGGTGAAGGAGAAGGCCAAAGGGCCCGATGGCAAAGACATCATGGTGGACACCACCCAGGATTTGTTGAACTGGGAGTCCTGGCTGGCGCAATGCCCGTCCATCCCCTTCACCAACGGCCTGCATCCCTTCGCTTGGCGCGGCCATGCCGAGTACGGCGCCGGTGCCATGGGTGACATGGGATGCCATCTGCTCGACGGTCCCTTCTGGGCCTGCGGTCTCGGTGAACCCTACAAGATGGAAGCCGAATGCAGTGAACTCACCGATGTGAGCTGGCCAAAGTCCTCCCACGTCGTCTGCTACTTCAAGACCGAGAAATACGGCGAGATCAAACTCCACTGGTATGAAGGCAGCCGCAAACCCGAGCGTCCGGCCGAACTCGAAGCCGACCGCGACTGGGACAAGATCAAGGGCGGCTTCATCCTCCGTGGCGATGCCGGCGTGATCCTCAACACTGACGACTACTGCGGCAGCCCGCGTCTCATCCCGAGCACGAAGATGACCGACTTCCTCGGCGGCAAATCGCCTGAATTGAAGATCGAGCCATCCATCGCCGAAGGCGAGCCTCAGCTCGAGCTTGTCCGCGCCATCGAACAGAACAAGATCTGCGGTAGCAACTTCGACTACTCCGTGCCGCTGACGAAATTCTGCCTTCTCGGCAATCTCGCCATCGCCAACCCCGGCAAAGTCATCAACTGGGACGCCGCGAAGCAGGAATCCGACAACGCCGACGCCAACAAGCTCATCAAGCGTGCCGCCGTCCGCGACGGCTGGGATTATAGCTCCGACAAGGTCTGA
- a CDS encoding GIY-YIG nuclease family protein has protein sequence MPKKKTPDARAKPAKKWCLYVLRCKDGTLYCGITNDLASRIARHDAGKGARYTRGRGPVKLLRSWPQKGKSAALKAEFAFKRLTRRAKDAFLLA, from the coding sequence GTGCCAAAAAAGAAAACTCCCGACGCCAGGGCCAAGCCTGCCAAAAAATGGTGCCTTTATGTGCTGCGCTGCAAGGACGGCACGCTCTACTGCGGCATCACGAACGATCTGGCCAGCCGCATTGCCCGACACGATGCAGGCAAGGGAGCCCGCTACACACGTGGACGTGGACCGGTAAAACTGCTGCGCTCTTGGCCGCAGAAGGGCAAGTCCGCCGCACTAAAGGCCGAATTCGCCTTCAAACGGCTGACCCGGCGTGCCAAAGACGCGTTTTTACTCGCATGA
- a CDS encoding DUF1501 domain-containing protein, whose protein sequence is MRISRRNVLHAGGMGMLGYGLNQLGALASLSRPSSIGLGKAKSVIMIFNGGAPSHIDLWDPKPDAPSEIRGEFKTIKTNVPGIHITELLPQMAKRMDKLALIRSVHHGHSSHNGGMHWATTGRPYRVDSTLITPSPTDLPGVGTLCGWLAQRDGFSKGVPPYVITPFPHCDSRVYLTPGQFGGCLGTRYDPFVLDDDPNAATFRVKNMGLDASLTPARFQERLALLNHMSAASQPIASSQTKQIDIFNEQATAMLQSGKAADAFDLTKEPDKVRERYGRHSWGQSHLLARRLIESGTRFVTTVNGPSITWDTHKDNFNGLKNRLVPPMEQAYAALLDDLEERGLLESTLVVWMGEFGRTPKINNDAGRDHWPGCYSVLLAGGGVRGGQVIGSSDATGAYPKDRPVSPADIHASIYAALGYDYREIDYRSADGRPIPLTDGATVSELF, encoded by the coding sequence ATGCGCATTTCACGGCGCAACGTTCTCCATGCAGGCGGCATGGGCATGCTGGGCTACGGTCTGAACCAGCTCGGAGCGCTCGCATCGCTATCACGACCTAGCAGTATCGGCTTGGGCAAGGCCAAATCGGTGATCATGATCTTCAATGGCGGTGCGCCGAGCCACATCGACCTATGGGATCCGAAACCGGACGCGCCGTCGGAGATTCGAGGTGAGTTCAAGACGATCAAAACGAACGTGCCGGGCATCCACATCACGGAGTTGCTGCCGCAGATGGCGAAGCGCATGGACAAGCTGGCGCTGATCCGCAGCGTGCATCATGGCCACAGCAGTCACAATGGCGGCATGCATTGGGCCACCACGGGCAGGCCGTATCGCGTGGACAGCACGCTGATCACCCCTAGCCCGACGGATCTTCCCGGCGTCGGCACACTCTGCGGCTGGCTGGCGCAGCGCGATGGATTCAGCAAGGGCGTACCGCCATATGTCATCACACCGTTTCCGCACTGCGACAGCAGGGTCTATCTCACGCCCGGTCAGTTCGGCGGCTGTTTGGGCACGCGCTACGATCCCTTCGTCCTCGATGATGATCCCAACGCGGCCACCTTCCGCGTGAAGAACATGGGACTCGATGCAAGCCTGACACCGGCACGTTTTCAGGAACGGCTCGCGTTGCTAAACCACATGAGCGCTGCCTCGCAGCCCATTGCCTCATCGCAAACGAAGCAGATTGATATTTTCAACGAGCAGGCCACCGCGATGCTGCAATCCGGCAAGGCGGCGGATGCTTTCGATCTCACCAAAGAGCCCGACAAAGTCCGCGAACGCTACGGCAGGCATAGTTGGGGGCAGTCGCATCTCCTAGCGCGGCGTTTGATCGAATCTGGTACGCGCTTTGTCACCACGGTGAACGGGCCGTCCATCACGTGGGACACGCACAAGGACAACTTCAACGGTCTCAAGAACCGCCTCGTGCCCCCGATGGAACAGGCCTATGCCGCGCTGCTCGATGATCTGGAGGAACGCGGCCTGCTGGAGAGCACGCTGGTCGTGTGGATGGGCGAATTCGGCCGCACACCGAAGATCAACAATGACGCGGGCCGTGATCACTGGCCGGGCTGCTACAGCGTGTTGCTGGCTGGCGGAGGTGTGCGTGGCGGGCAGGTCATTGGCAGCAGCGATGCCACGGGCGCTTATCCGAAAGATCGCCCCGTCTCACCGGCAGACATCCATGCCAGCATCTATGCCGCGCTGGGTTATGACTACCGCGAGATCGATTACCGCTCGGCGGATGGACGGCCGATCCCGCTCACCGACGGTGCCACGGTCAGTGAGTTGTTTTGA
- a CDS encoding metallophosphoesterase, protein MPLHLTSRRQFITQFGAAVALSQVETSAAEVDDNLIAILNDTHIGAQHLVSAPIPTNLRNTVAYLLALPKRPAAVVINGDLALKDGKRGDYEHFARLIAPLRDAGVSLHLTMGNHDDRAMFYEVLKSERPESPAVESKHVGVVKLAGANLFLLDSLKATMVTQGLIGDTQMAWLTKLLDQHADKPALVFAHHNPRLGGDPLHFPGGLEDSETLWKAFAARKHIKAYIHGHIHHRDFYAHEGIHILNTPATSYVANKQTSTTGWTMARLSTSGGAFTTHTHIPEHAWNGVTVDLKWRS, encoded by the coding sequence ATGCCGCTGCATCTCACCTCCCGCCGTCAGTTCATCACTCAATTCGGAGCCGCCGTCGCGCTCTCGCAGGTCGAAACCTCTGCGGCAGAGGTAGATGACAATCTGATCGCCATTTTGAACGACACACACATCGGCGCGCAGCATCTGGTGAGTGCTCCGATCCCGACAAACCTGCGCAACACGGTCGCCTACCTGCTGGCGCTGCCGAAACGCCCGGCTGCGGTTGTCATCAACGGCGATCTGGCCTTGAAGGATGGCAAGCGCGGTGATTACGAGCATTTTGCCAGATTGATCGCCCCGCTGCGCGACGCGGGTGTGTCGCTGCATCTCACGATGGGCAATCACGACGACCGCGCGATGTTTTACGAGGTACTGAAGAGCGAAAGGCCAGAGTCACCCGCCGTTGAGTCGAAACACGTCGGCGTGGTGAAACTGGCGGGCGCGAATCTTTTCCTGCTCGACTCACTGAAGGCGACCATGGTGACGCAAGGACTCATCGGCGACACTCAGATGGCCTGGCTGACAAAACTGCTCGATCAACACGCCGACAAGCCCGCGCTCGTCTTTGCGCATCACAATCCGCGTCTCGGTGGTGATCCCCTGCACTTCCCTGGCGGCTTGGAGGACTCGGAGACGTTATGGAAGGCGTTCGCAGCCCGAAAGCACATCAAAGCCTACATCCACGGACACATCCATCATCGTGACTTCTACGCGCATGAGGGCATCCACATTCTCAACACGCCCGCCACCTCGTATGTGGCCAACAAGCAGACCTCGACCACCGGCTGGACGATGGCCCGGCTGTCCACCTCAGGAGGTGCCTTCACCACGCACACGCACATCCCGGAGCATGCATGGAATGGTGTGACGGTGGACTTGAAATGGCGGAGTTGA
- a CDS encoding GDSL-type esterase/lipase family protein, translating into MLRTLFLSGFLFTLSVQAQTQPRVVLAGDSTVATVNEAPKDRPTLAGWGQMLQEFMPKAQIINHARSGTSTMSFRALGLWDRVLKEKADWVLIQFGHNDQPGKGPERETDAATTYRENLRRFITEVRDGGGKPVLITSVARRVYVDGKMTSTLTPYVEAVKVVGQEMQVPVVDLHQASFALFDQMGEKFCKLYGPSDTDRTHFSTEGARMIARLVAEGLAREVPELRSHLQLVPPPPAGLPFEVKHTIVSEGYDGKTCWVHPRAGAIPGKTPSVVLTMQKLLLTGSDVFFALNDTRSDDLGQTWSPITEHGETLGRRSEPDDVIVATCDFTPKWHAKSGKLLGIGHTVRYSGDKVIHDRKRETAYAVYDEKTRQWTSWTTLEMPDDPRFHSAGAGSVQRVDLDNGDILLPIYFKGKTDKYYSVTVLRCVFDGTKLLYREHGDVLTLESGRGVYEPSLMQCGGRFYLTLRNDTAGYVSVSDDGKHFSKPAMWCWEDGTELGNYNTQQHWVTHADRLYLVYTRKGAHNDHVFRHRAPLFMAEVNRDTLRVKRATEVVLVPEHGARLGNFGVCEVSANETWVTVAEWMQTWGPNVAIRPGHPLGANNRVHVARILWKK; encoded by the coding sequence ATGCTCCGAACACTCTTTCTCTCCGGCTTTTTGTTCACCCTGAGTGTGCAGGCGCAAACGCAGCCAAGGGTGGTGCTCGCGGGTGATTCCACGGTGGCGACGGTGAACGAAGCCCCCAAGGACCGGCCCACGCTCGCCGGGTGGGGGCAGATGTTGCAGGAGTTCATGCCCAAAGCGCAGATCATCAATCATGCGCGCTCGGGGACGAGCACGATGAGTTTTCGCGCGCTGGGGCTCTGGGACCGTGTGTTGAAGGAGAAAGCAGACTGGGTGCTGATCCAATTCGGTCACAACGACCAGCCGGGCAAAGGGCCTGAGCGCGAGACGGATGCGGCAACAACCTACCGTGAGAATTTGCGACGCTTCATCACCGAGGTGCGAGATGGCGGCGGAAAGCCGGTGCTGATCACTTCCGTGGCACGGCGGGTGTATGTGGATGGCAAAATGACGTCCACGCTGACACCGTATGTTGAGGCGGTGAAGGTGGTCGGCCAAGAGATGCAGGTGCCAGTGGTGGATCTGCATCAGGCGAGTTTTGCGCTGTTTGACCAGATGGGGGAGAAGTTCTGCAAGCTGTATGGCCCCTCGGACACGGACCGGACGCATTTCTCCACGGAAGGCGCGCGCATGATCGCAAGGTTGGTGGCCGAAGGACTGGCGCGCGAGGTGCCGGAACTGCGCTCGCATCTTCAACTCGTACCGCCACCACCCGCCGGGCTGCCGTTTGAGGTGAAGCACACGATTGTCTCCGAAGGCTACGACGGCAAAACCTGCTGGGTGCATCCACGCGCAGGTGCCATTCCTGGCAAAACGCCCAGCGTGGTGCTGACGATGCAGAAGCTGCTGCTCACCGGTAGCGATGTGTTTTTTGCGCTGAATGACACGCGCAGTGATGACCTCGGCCAGACCTGGAGTCCGATCACCGAGCACGGCGAGACGCTGGGACGTCGTAGCGAGCCTGACGACGTGATCGTGGCGACGTGCGATTTCACTCCGAAGTGGCATGCGAAGAGCGGCAAACTGCTCGGCATCGGCCACACTGTGCGTTACAGCGGCGACAAGGTGATTCATGACCGGAAGCGTGAGACCGCGTATGCGGTCTATGACGAGAAGACGCGTCAGTGGACGTCTTGGACAACGCTGGAGATGCCGGACGATCCGCGATTTCACAGCGCAGGTGCGGGAAGCGTGCAGCGCGTCGATCTGGACAACGGTGACATCCTGCTGCCGATCTATTTCAAAGGAAAAACGGACAAATATTACTCGGTGACCGTGCTGCGCTGCGTCTTTGACGGCACGAAGCTGCTTTATCGCGAGCATGGCGACGTGCTGACACTGGAATCCGGCCGCGGAGTGTATGAGCCATCGCTGATGCAATGCGGCGGGCGCTTTTACCTGACGCTGCGCAACGACACGGCCGGTTATGTCTCCGTCAGCGACGACGGGAAGCACTTCAGCAAGCCGGCGATGTGGTGCTGGGAGGACGGCACGGAACTGGGCAACTACAACACGCAGCAGCACTGGGTGACGCATGCGGACCGGCTGTATCTCGTTTACACGAGGAAGGGCGCGCACAACGATCACGTCTTCCGTCATCGCGCGCCGCTTTTCATGGCGGAAGTGAATCGCGACACCCTGCGCGTGAAACGTGCCACCGAAGTCGTGCTGGTGCCCGAGCATGGAGCGCGGCTGGGCAACTTTGGTGTTTGCGAAGTCAGCGCGAACGAGACTTGGGTCACCGTGGCGGAATGGATGCAGACCTGGGGGCCGAATGTGGCCATCCGCCCCGGACATCCGCTCGGCGCGAACAACCGCGTGCATGTGGCGCGTATCCTCTGGAAGAAATAA
- a CDS encoding N,N-dimethylformamidase beta subunit family domain-containing protein codes for MDRRDFIKTTTAVAALTGTRTLKSSPSAKRQPELIKAENAKPGASFQLTRMMPDNAKSYRTSLIEGYCSRQSIKAGEKLDIFVSTKPVAKFTIDIFRMGYYDGAGSRLMTTLGPFTGKEQPVPEMGEQRLRECQWEASTTLTIPADWPSGVYLGRLSTVPEAADKPYWQSYIIFIVKDDRPADILFQCSDNTWQAYNRWPVNESLYTDPRAAHAPGVSGSFDRPYGKYVQIFDNPQSMGSGEFLLWEFPLCYWLEKEGYDVTYCSNVDNLEPANLSRAKTMISIGHDEYWDVRQFHNVKQAIADGLSVLWLSANDVYMVTPFTPNAKGDANRRLTRETCFGEFREEEKAAYSKVLGPFENPGPDERDIIGARTIVPFNGGGDWTCAKPDHWLFEGTGMKMGDSIPGLVGWEFHGDPDTAREGLEVIAEGNVWAGGTRLGKYAATIFEGPKKNIVFNATTIFWSQGLSDPPGHMIPWSHYSRPHGPDARVQRITANAIKRAIG; via the coding sequence ATGGACCGCCGCGATTTCATCAAAACCACCACTGCCGTTGCCGCTTTGACAGGAACACGGACACTCAAGTCCTCACCTTCTGCCAAACGTCAGCCCGAGCTCATCAAAGCCGAGAACGCCAAACCCGGCGCAAGCTTCCAGCTCACGCGCATGATGCCCGACAACGCGAAGTCCTACCGCACCTCGCTCATCGAAGGCTACTGCTCGCGCCAGTCCATCAAAGCCGGTGAAAAGCTCGACATCTTCGTCAGCACGAAGCCTGTGGCGAAATTCACCATCGACATTTTCCGCATGGGTTACTACGACGGTGCAGGCTCACGTTTGATGACCACGCTCGGCCCCTTCACTGGCAAAGAGCAGCCCGTGCCCGAAATGGGCGAGCAGCGCCTGCGCGAATGCCAGTGGGAGGCCAGCACCACGCTCACGATTCCCGCCGACTGGCCCAGCGGTGTCTATCTCGGCCGTCTCTCCACCGTGCCCGAAGCTGCCGACAAACCTTACTGGCAGAGCTACATCATCTTCATCGTCAAAGACGACCGTCCTGCCGACATCCTCTTTCAATGCAGCGATAACACCTGGCAGGCCTACAACCGCTGGCCGGTGAATGAATCGCTCTACACCGATCCACGCGCCGCACATGCGCCCGGCGTCAGTGGCAGCTTTGACCGGCCTTACGGCAAGTATGTGCAGATCTTCGACAACCCGCAGAGCATGGGCAGCGGCGAGTTCCTACTGTGGGAATTCCCGCTGTGCTACTGGCTCGAAAAGGAAGGCTACGATGTCACCTACTGCTCCAACGTCGATAACCTCGAACCTGCTAATCTGAGCCGTGCCAAAACGATGATCAGCATCGGCCACGACGAATACTGGGACGTGCGGCAGTTTCACAACGTCAAACAAGCCATTGCCGACGGCCTTAGCGTGCTCTGGCTCTCAGCAAATGACGTATACATGGTCACGCCCTTCACCCCGAACGCCAAAGGCGATGCAAACCGCCGCCTCACGCGTGAAACCTGCTTCGGCGAGTTTCGCGAAGAAGAAAAAGCGGCCTATTCCAAGGTTCTCGGCCCCTTTGAAAATCCAGGCCCCGACGAACGCGACATCATCGGCGCACGCACCATCGTCCCCTTCAACGGCGGTGGCGACTGGACCTGCGCCAAACCCGATCACTGGCTGTTTGAAGGCACCGGTATGAAAATGGGCGACAGCATCCCCGGTCTCGTCGGCTGGGAATTCCACGGTGATCCCGACACCGCCCGCGAAGGCCTCGAAGTCATCGCCGAAGGCAACGTCTGGGCTGGCGGCACACGCCTCGGCAAATATGCCGCCACGATTTTCGAAGGCCCGAAGAAAAACATCGTCTTCAACGCTACCACCATCTTCTGGAGCCAAGGCCTCAGCGATCCACCTGGCCACATGATTCCGTGGAGCCACTACTCACGTCCGCATGGACCGGATGCGCGCGTGCAGAGAATCACTGCGAATGCGATCAAGCGGGCGATTGGATGA
- a CDS encoding Zn-dependent alcohol dehydrogenase, with protein sequence MSTLAPAAVLYEAKTPLSIEEVRVLPPQKGEVTVRMKAAGVCHSDLHVMKGDLSMPMPIILGHEGSGVIEAVGEGVTSVEIGDHVILVWRGSCGKCEYCTSGRPALCDMGTTMRFTGLMPDGTTRFQNAAGENIRHYAGVSAFSSLSTMPEASVVKIPREFSFEKAALIGCGVITGVGAVERAAKVQPNSTVAVIGCGGIGLNVIQGARMAGARQIIAVDKFTRKEADARQFGATDYVDVNAGDPVQAIKDLTDGKGVDYSFEAYGSGKTAEQAFDATKKGGMCVMVGITSAADRASINVNQLVYAEKTLRGSLYGSTQPRTDLLLLIGMHQSGRLMLDELVTKRYPLEGINEAYDALQRGEVARSLIVFE encoded by the coding sequence ATGTCCACCCTCGCCCCCGCCGCCGTTTTGTATGAAGCGAAGACCCCCCTGAGCATCGAGGAGGTGCGCGTGCTGCCGCCGCAAAAGGGCGAGGTCACGGTGCGGATGAAGGCGGCGGGCGTGTGCCACAGCGACCTCCATGTGATGAAGGGCGATCTTTCGATGCCGATGCCGATCATCCTGGGCCACGAAGGCAGCGGTGTGATCGAAGCGGTCGGCGAAGGCGTGACTTCGGTGGAGATCGGCGATCATGTGATCCTCGTCTGGCGGGGTTCGTGCGGGAAATGCGAGTATTGCACCAGCGGACGCCCCGCGCTGTGCGACATGGGCACGACAATGCGTTTCACCGGCCTGATGCCGGACGGCACCACTCGGTTTCAAAACGCAGCGGGCGAGAACATCCGGCATTACGCGGGCGTTTCGGCCTTTTCCTCGCTCTCAACGATGCCGGAGGCCTCGGTGGTGAAAATTCCGCGTGAGTTTTCCTTCGAGAAGGCGGCGCTGATCGGCTGCGGTGTCATCACCGGCGTGGGTGCGGTGGAGCGCGCGGCCAAGGTGCAGCCCAACAGCACGGTGGCCGTGATCGGCTGCGGTGGCATCGGCTTGAACGTCATTCAAGGCGCGCGCATGGCCGGAGCGCGACAGATCATCGCGGTGGACAAATTCACCCGCAAAGAAGCCGACGCGCGGCAGTTTGGAGCCACCGATTACGTCGATGTGAACGCCGGTGATCCCGTGCAGGCCATCAAAGACCTCACCGACGGCAAAGGTGTGGATTATTCCTTCGAAGCCTACGGTTCAGGCAAAACCGCCGAACAGGCCTTCGATGCGACGAAGAAAGGCGGCATGTGCGTGATGGTGGGCATCACCAGCGCGGCGGATCGGGCGTCGATCAACGTCAATCAACTCGTCTATGCCGAGAAAACCCTGCGCGGCAGCCTCTACGGCAGCACCCAGCCACGCACTGATCTGCTGCTGCTCATCGGCATGCACCAGTCCGGCCGCCTGATGCTGGATGAACTCGTCACCAAGCGCTACCCGCTGGAGGGGATCAATGAAGCGTATGACGCGCTCCAGCGCGGCGAAGTGGCGCGGAGTCTGATCGTGTTTGAGTGA